The Thermogemmatispora onikobensis genome includes the window ACACCGATCTTCTTGCCGGCGAGCGCTTTCACCTTAGCCTCCAGAGGGCTACTCTCGGTCAAGCCAGTCTCCTGCTGGAGCTTGTTGCTGACAGTAATCGCCCCGGCCAGGCCGACCTGGAGCTGGCCGATCACCCTGATCTCAGGGTCGACCTGAGAGAGCAGAATCGCCTCGGTCAGCAGGCCCCCGAGAGCCACCTCGATGGCCCCTGAGCGCACAGCCTCAGCCATCTGAGGGCTAGATGGCTCTGTCTGGAATGGCAGCGGATAGACTGTCAGTCCCTGAGCCTTGAAATAGCCCTGATCGGCGGCTACAAGATCGGCCAGATAGCCACTTGAAAGGCTATTAATGGCCACCTTCAACCTCATATCGTCGGCAGAAGCCGTATTTTGGGCTGGGCCACAACTTGAGAAACCCAGCGCAATCAGTATGCATACCAGGGCTAAACAAAGCCCCCGATCCATCAGAGAAGATTGCCTCATTGCCTCTTTTCAATCGCCAGGAAAGCCTGCTCAGTGGCTCCCGAGATAGTGGAGGCATTGTCTGCTCTCGCAATGCCGATCCTCTCAGGACTGATCAGCGCTGCTGAGCTTGAGGCCGGCTTTCCAATGGGAAGTCTTCCGGTCGATAAGATTCACCACTGCATTGAGCAGTCCTGCGATCAGCGTCAGGACCAGCAACGCAGCGAAGATACCGGCAGCGTTAAACGATTCGCCGGACGACTGAATCAGATAGCCAATGCCGCGGTTGGCCCCGATCTGCTCCGCCACAATGGCCCCAATCAGGGCATACGGGATAGCAACGTGCAGGCCGGTCAACACCGAGCCAGTGGCCGAAGGAAGAATCACCTTAAAGACCACGTCGCGCTGGCGCCCTCCCATCAGGCGCACCGCATCGACCAGGTGCTGATCGACATTGCGCACCCCGTTGAGCGTATTCAAGAAAATCAGGAAAAAGACCGTCACAGCGGCCAGCACCACCTTCATCGGGATCTCGATCCCCAACCAGAGAATGAAGAGCGGTGCCAGGGCAATCTTCGGAATGCTGTTCAAAGCAATGATGAACGGGTTGAAGATCCGCTCCAGGGTTGGCTGCAGACCAAAAAGGAAGCCTAAGAGCAACCCACTCACGACGCCGAAGAACAAGCCAAGCAGCGTTTCCTCCAGAGTCACCGCCGTATTAATGATGAGCGTACTTTCATACCAGGGATCTCCGTCGCTGAGCCAGGCGATGGTCTGGCGAAAGATGGCCAGCGGGTTGCTCAGAAAGGAAGAATCGAGAATCGTCCCTGACGCCAATTGCCAGAAGAGCAGCACGCCTACCACCAGTAGCAAGCGGGCCCCATAGATCAGCCACTGCTGACGCTGCTTGCGCTGCTGGGCCTGTCTGACCAAAGTCGAAGGCCCCACAAGGACAGACCTCGACTGCTCCGAGCTGAACTGGTTCACCAGACTCATAGCCTTACCTCCTGCCTCTGCACTTGCAGACGGGACTCCATGAGAGCATCCCAGAGACGTCGATGTAGATTGGTAAACTCCGGGCGAAAGCGAATATGGATGGCATCGCGTGGGCGAGGCAAGGTGACTGGCTCATCAGCGATAATGTGACCTCCTGTACCCAGCACCACCACGCGGT containing:
- a CDS encoding ABC transporter permease, translating into MSLVNQFSSEQSRSVLVGPSTLVRQAQQRKQRQQWLIYGARLLLVVGVLLFWQLASGTILDSSFLSNPLAIFRQTIAWLSDGDPWYESTLIINTAVTLEETLLGLFFGVVSGLLLGFLFGLQPTLERIFNPFIIALNSIPKIALAPLFILWLGIEIPMKVVLAAVTVFFLIFLNTLNGVRNVDQHLVDAVRLMGGRQRDVVFKVILPSATGSVLTGLHVAIPYALIGAIVAEQIGANRGIGYLIQSSGESFNAAGIFAALLVLTLIAGLLNAVVNLIDRKTSHWKAGLKLSSADQS